The genomic stretch GATACCCGTCGGCCCGCTGCAGGAACTCGTATCCAAACCCGGCGTGCCAGCGCGGCGCCATCCTGGCGGCATCGCCGATGGTCCGCAGCTGCTGTCGGCGCGCGTCTTCTCCGCGGACGAGAATCGCGAACGTGTTGCCGAAGCCGAGCGGCGGCAGCACGGTCAGCCCGGCCCCGGCGTACAGACGGCGCACCCGTTCGAGCACCCGCGCCGGATCGGTGTCGGTCTGCTGCTTGAAGACCGCGGCGTCGGCGGTGCCCGTGTACTCGACGTAGACATCGATATCGCCGGCGCGGACCGCGCGATCGCAGATGAACGTGCCGCCGAGATTGAGGCGCCGGTCCACCGCGAAGCCCGCGGCTTCGAGCTGCTGCGCCAGAACCTCGCCGAGCACGATCTGCTCGGTGAAATTCTTCGAGCCGACGCGGATCCGCCGTTCCGCTGCGGGCCGCGCCGCCACGGCGGCGGCCGCGCCGAGCGCGACGAGAACGACGAGAGCGAGCGCCGCCGCCGCGCGCCTGCCAATCCGGCGCCGGCCGCCGAGCGCACGCTCGACGAGCAGCAGGCCCCCGTCGACGGACAATGCCAGCGCGGCGGCGGGAATCGCTCCCGCCAGGATCACCGTGGGATCGACCATCGACAGGCCGCGGAAGATGTATTCGCCCAGGCCGCCCGCCCCGACCGCTGCGGCGATCGTCGCCGTGCCGACGCCAATCACCGCGGCGACGCGGACGCCGGCGACGATCGACGACGTCGCCAGCGGCAGCTGCACCCGCCACAGGAGCTGTCGCGGCGTCATCCCCAGGGCCGTTCCGGCCTCGACGAGCGCCGGATCGACGCCGCGGATTCCCGACAAGGTCGTACGCACGACCGGGAGGAGCGCATACAGGATCAGCACGACGATGGCCACCCGCGCCCCCAGCCCGCCGATGAACGGCAGCGGCAGCAGGAAGCCGAACATCGCCAGGCTCGGGATCGTCTGGACGATGTTAGCCATCCAGACGATCGGGGCGCCGAGGCGCGGCCGCCTCGCCGCGAGCACGCCCAGCGGCACGCCGAGCACGACCGCCGCCAGGGTGGAAGCGCCGACCAGCATCACGTGCTGCAGGAAAAGGTGCGCGAACTCGGCGCGGTGCGCGACCAGGAAGCGGACGACGCTCACGACAGCAGCGACCGGGTTTCGAGCAGCGGCTCGAGCAGCGGGCGAACCCGCGCGTCGGTGCTGCCCAGCAGCGCCTTCGGCGTGTCGAGCTGGGCGATCACGCCGTCGGCGAGGACGCCGACCCGCGCCGCCAGCGCAAACGCCTCGGCCATGTCGTGTGTCACGAGGACGACCGTGGTGCCCAGCTGCGATTGGATGCGGCGGAACTCGCGGTGCAGCTCGCTGCGGGTCACGGGGTCGAGCGCGCCGAACGGCTCGTCCATCAACAGAATCGCCGGCTTG from Vicinamibacterales bacterium encodes the following:
- a CDS encoding ABC transporter permease/substrate-binding protein, producing the protein MSVVRFLVAHRAEFAHLFLQHVMLVGASTLAAVVLGVPLGVLAARRPRLGAPIVWMANIVQTIPSLAMFGFLLPLPFIGGLGARVAIVVLILYALLPVVRTTLSGIRGVDPALVEAGTALGMTPRQLLWRVQLPLATSSIVAGVRVAAVIGVGTATIAAAVGAGGLGEYIFRGLSMVDPTVILAGAIPAAALALSVDGGLLLVERALGGRRRIGRRAAAALALVVLVALGAAAAVAARPAAERRIRVGSKNFTEQIVLGEVLAQQLEAAGFAVDRRLNLGGTFICDRAVRAGDIDVYVEYTGTADAAVFKQQTDTDPARVLERVRRLYAGAGLTVLPPLGFGNTFAILVRGEDARRQQLRTIGDAARMAPRWHAGFGYEFLQRADGYPGLSRAYGLAFAAPPRAMDLSLIYRALASGQIDLTAGDATSGLIAGYDLVMLDDDRRYFPPYDAVPVARAATLLAYPGARAALEALAGRISVDDVRRMNQAVDTGHEEPAEVARALLARLRRKGVA